GCCCCACATACTGCAGTCCACAGGGGCATTCTAGCAGATAGATAACATTCTTTGATCCACAGTCCAAATGTTGTCTAATGGAGAAGTTTCCTCCATTGGATCTACGTCGAAAAGAAGTGGAGACCCGTATAGCGGTACAGCAGAGACATTTGGGCTGGTTGCATCTAAAACTACCAGGTGGTTCAGAGTGGTGTGTTCTAGTGGGGGGAGGTTTGTAATCAAGTCCGTGGGCACGGAGTTTACTTGGAGCTAGTAAATTTTTTAAAGTTTTGGCTCTCCTGAACGTCAGGGGAGGATGAATGGGTAGTGATTTTGATAAAAATGGGTCACTTCTAAGGATATGCCAGTGTTTAGATAGGATGCTCCTAATGTCCTTATGATTGTTGCTGTATGTAGTAATAAAGTCAGTGCTCCACTTATTCTCGGATttcttgtttttttaaaatatttttagtagtgtcatctgtattttcatttttgttAACAGGTAGGCCGTTTTCTTGTGTAAGGTTTTTTGCTTTGTTGAAGGCCGCTTCTATGATTGGGAGTGGATAACCTTTTTGTATAAACCTCTTGTGGATGATTTTACTCTGGGTAATGAAgtctttgtctagggagcaattccTTCTTATTTGCTTGAACTGGCCGAAGGGAATATTGGTTTTCCATTTTTTATGGTGTGAACTGGTGAAGTCCAGGTAGCTGTTGCAAtccaccttttttttaaaaagtgcgtATTTCTAATTTATTATTGATGACGTTCAGTTCCAGGTCCAAGTACTCGATTTTTGTCTGGTTGTCGGTTCCAGATAAGGTGATGCCCCAATCGGTGGAATTGAGGTGTGaaataaaattattaatagaACAAATGTCGCCGTTCCAAACAAATAAAAGGTCATCAATGTACTGTTGATAAAATATTATGTTTTGAGCCCAAAAGCTGGAGCTGTATATGAATCTAGTTTCGAAGGCCCCCATAAAGAGGTTTGCAAAACTCGGCGCAAAACGTGTGCCCATAGCGGTCCCTCTGGTTTGCAGGTAAAGTTGATCCTGGAAGCGAAACACGTTGTGCGTGAGGATGAACCTGATGGATTCAAGAATGAAGGATTTCTGGTCGGTGGGCAAGAGGTGGTCGTTATCCAGTTATTGTTTGGTGCAGCTGATACCCAATTCATGTTCAATGTTTGAATATAGTGCCGTGACATCTAATGTCATCAATCTGTAGGTGCCTTCCCACCTGAAGTGATTGTATCAAGGAGGAAGAGTCTCTGAGGTATGATGGTAAATTGGCGACATACTTCTGTAGGAGAACGTCAACGTAATGTGAGAGATTACAAGTAAGGCATGAAATATCTGAGATGATCGGGCGGCCCGGGGGGTGTTTTCAGGTCCTTATGGACTTTTGGTAAATGATAGAAGGTAGCAATTGCTGAGTCTTGGCCTAGAATGTAATCTTGTTCCTTCTTGTCTAAtatatgttttgcggatacaaTGAGTGTTTTGAATGCCACCTTATGCTCTGTGGAAGGGTCTCATTAAGAGGGAAGTAGTAATCTCTATTGGATAGGATGTGGAGTGCCTCTTTCACACAATCCTCTTTATTTTGAATCACAATGCCCCCACCCTTGTCTGCTCCTCGGATTACAATCTCAGTATTATCTTGAAGGTGTTTCACTGCCAATTTCTCACTAAGGTTTAGATTGCTGTTAAATATTGGTTTTTGGTGGACAGTCCGGAAATCTTCCAGAACTAGATTATAAAAGGTGTCAATGAAGTTACCCTTATGTTGAGTGGGTAATTCGGCATTGCCAGATCCTTGCTGTCTGTCAACAACTATTTCAAGATAGCCTGACCCAACTGATTTTTTATAAATCACATCAGAACCTGGCAGAATTATAATGTAAATCTATGTCAGCTCATAGCCATGACTTCATTATACATGACGTGACCATACTACTTCTTCCCTCTGTGCTAAAGTGCATGTAGTTGTAGGGAGTGTGCGAGACAGACACCACTGTCCATTTCACTAAAAAGGATTGGTGATACACACTGAAATGTGAACTTATGAAGATGCTAGCATCAAGGAGTGGAAAACTAAAGAGAATAGCTTGGTTGCTTAACATAATGATCTACTGGTCCTTGCCCCGAAGTCTACCCTTAGATTGTGATCTCTTATGCAAACCATTGTTTTAAGAATTTAATAAATGatgataataattttttttttcttggcagaTGACTATATCAGGAGCTCAAAGGGACTTCCGACACCTAAAGATTTAAAAGCAAATGATCATGCTCTGGTACAAGGTGCTTATGAAGTATATGTCATTATCCCAGATACACCCTCAGCCTTGCAAAGCAACAGTCAATCATCTGATCTTTTTCAACGAGTCTTGCCTTTtgattcatcacagactgttAAGCAAAACAAAGGACACAGAAGAGGTGAACATCCAACAACTCCCACGGgggtgaagccattttcatgctcagaatgtgggaaatgttatagGATGAAATCAAGTCTTATGATACACCAAAgagctcacacaggagagaagccattttcatgtttagaatgcgGGAAACGGTTTACGAAAAAATCAATTCTTACtacacataagagaattcacacaggggagaaaccattttcatgctcagaatgtgggaaatgctataGGATGAAATCAAGTCTTACTATACACCAAAGAGCTCACACAGGAGATAAGCCATTTtcgtgtttagaatgtgggaaacggtTTACCAACAAATCAAGTCTTATtacacataagagaattcacacaggggaaaaaccattttcatgttttgaatgtgaaaaatgttttatccagaaatcagatcttgttaaacatgagagaattcacacaggggagaagccattttcatgttccgaatgtgggaaatgttttagcgaTAAATCAAGTTTTATTTCACATGAGAAAACTCACACAGGGATGAAGTCAttgtcatgttcagaatgtgggaaatggtttagcaaaaaaacaagcctcatTGAACATGAGAGaatccacacaggggagaagccgttttcatgttcagaatgcgggaaatgttttatccagaaatccgatcttgttaaacatcagagaggtcacacaggagagaaaccatattcatgttcagaatgtgggaaatgttttagcaaCAAATCAAGTCTTATTACACATtatagaattcacacaggggagaagccattttcatgttcagaatgtggaaaatgttttatccagaaatcagatcttgttaagcATCAGAgaggtcacacaggagagaagccattttcatgtgcagaatgtggaaaatgttttagcgATAAATCAAGTTTTATTTCACataagaaaattcacacaggggagaagtcattttcatgttctgaatgcgGGAAATGGTTTAGGAAAAAATCAAGTCTTATTATACATgatagaattcacacaggggagaaaccatattcgtgttcagaatgtggaaaatgttttagtcagaaatcagatcttgttaaacatcagagaagtcacacgggggagaaaccattttcatgtgcagaatgtgggaaatgttttagcgaTAAATCAAGTTTTATTTCACataagaaaatt
This window of the Bufo bufo chromosome 6, aBufBuf1.1, whole genome shotgun sequence genome carries:
- the LOC121004459 gene encoding zinc finger protein 260-like isoform X2; this translates as MMEDHRPLTSPVKEERRTPERCPSPLLPQDGSGEHRNVPQDDQVQNPGEDLNTIYVTEAYVRGDEQSTEDIPTDNCPDDYIRSSKGLPTPKDLKANDHALVQGAYEVYVIIPDTPSALQSNSQSSDLFQRVLPFDSSQTVKQNKGHRRGEHPTTPTGVKPFSCSECGKCYRMKSSLMIHQRAHTGEKPFSCLECGKRFTKKSILTTHKRIHTGEKPFSCSECGKCYRMKSSLTIHQRAHTGDKPFSCLECGKRFTNKSSLITHKRIHTGEKPFSCFECEKCFIQKSDLVKHERIHTGEKPFSCSECGKCFSDKSSFISHEKTHTGMKSLSCSECGKWFSKKTSLIEHERIHTGEKPFSCSECGKCFIQKSDLVKHQRGHTGEKPYSCSECGKCFSNKSSLITHYRIHTGEKPFSCSECGKCFIQKSDLVKHQRGHTGEKPFSCAECGKCFSDKSSFISHKKIHTGEKSFSCSECGKWFRKKSSLIIHDRIHTGEKPYSCSECGKCFSQKSDLVKHQRSHTGEKPFSCAECGKCFSDKSSFISHKKIHTGEKSFSCSECGKWFRRKSSLIIHDRIHTGEKPYSCSECGKCYIQKSDLVKHQRGHTGEKPFSCAECGKYFSNKSSFISHEKIHTREMSFSCSECGKWFSNKSRLIMHEKIHTGEKPFSCSECGKCFIQKSDLVKHQRIHTGEKPFLCSECGKCFIQKSNLIKHQRIHTGEKPFSCSECGKCFIQKSDLVKHQRIHTGKKPFSCSDLEKL
- the LOC121004459 gene encoding zinc finger protein 260-like isoform X1; the encoded protein is MEEWEYLEGHKDLYKDVMMKDHRPLTLPVKEERRTPERCPSPLLPQDGSGEHRNVPQDDQVQNPGEDLNTIYVTEAYVRGDEQSTEDIPTDNCPDDYIRSSKGLPTPKDLKANDHALVQGAYEVYVIIPDTPSALQSNSQSSDLFQRVLPFDSSQTVKQNKGHRRGEHPTTPTGVKPFSCSECGKCYRMKSSLMIHQRAHTGEKPFSCLECGKRFTKKSILTTHKRIHTGEKPFSCSECGKCYRMKSSLTIHQRAHTGDKPFSCLECGKRFTNKSSLITHKRIHTGEKPFSCFECEKCFIQKSDLVKHERIHTGEKPFSCSECGKCFSDKSSFISHEKTHTGMKSLSCSECGKWFSKKTSLIEHERIHTGEKPFSCSECGKCFIQKSDLVKHQRGHTGEKPYSCSECGKCFSNKSSLITHYRIHTGEKPFSCSECGKCFIQKSDLVKHQRGHTGEKPFSCAECGKCFSDKSSFISHKKIHTGEKSFSCSECGKWFRKKSSLIIHDRIHTGEKPYSCSECGKCFSQKSDLVKHQRSHTGEKPFSCAECGKCFSDKSSFISHKKIHTGEKSFSCSECGKWFRRKSSLIIHDRIHTGEKPYSCSECGKCYIQKSDLVKHQRGHTGEKPFSCAECGKYFSNKSSFISHEKIHTREMSFSCSECGKWFSNKSRLIMHEKIHTGEKPFSCSECGKCFIQKSDLVKHQRIHTGEKPFLCSECGKCFIQKSNLIKHQRIHTGEKPFSCSECGKCFIQKSDLVKHQRIHTGKKPFSCSDLEKL